The window ATATATATCGATATTTAGTGTAGTCTGTTTAGTGGCGATCGCCCTGGCGAGTCAATTAAATTATCAAGCAAATTTAGCCGTATTAGAAACTAAGTCTTTGGCTAGGGAAGCACCAATAAAAACTTTAGCAAAATCCCAAAATCAAGGCAGGATCAAATCGGGTACTTTTGTCTCTGGAGAAGCTTCGACAGCAGGAACTGTTCGATTAGTTACTCAAAATGGCAAATCTTCGTTGCAACTAGAATCAAACTTTAATAGTTCAA of the Merismopedia glauca CCAP 1448/3 genome contains:
- a CDS encoding DM13 domain-containing protein, giving the protein MKLKYISIFSVVCLVAIALASQLNYQANLAVLETKSLAREAPIKTLAKSQNQGRIKSGTFVSGEASTAGTVRLVTQNGKSSLQLESNFNSSTGPDLVVILHKSPNILGSTQPPNYPLPDSNYVILAPLKRSKGAQSYNIPSNINLGAYKSVAIWCRRYNATFGAAVLN